A genomic window from Nosocomiicoccus massiliensis includes:
- a CDS encoding sensor histidine kinase, which produces MNFKHLSTRFIVITLVVMAISSILAFLLSNVYYHFYEKEKNDARITETLLKQKEFIENDKRPAEEIFNQIASLDFQLVVIKNGEKQFYGDPFRLDNLPEDALQDDIYHGIKNRPFNILITGFFDNETKNTVGTNVTIHGETYSVFMRPNVGESMGEFRIFLAILLSLLIVFSIIFVALSSNFIIAPVIRLKNFASDIRLGKYTTENIVTRRDEIGTLQREMAHMSQAIRDQQKTNERFVANVSHEIQSPISNLLMQLESLKREYNKDTIQNMEHQAKRLSGLTKQLLLLASIEQSESQLEKTHFGARPFINEIVQSQSYMLDQKEIFLMTHVEDIEIYGSSHLLYQAITNLLTNAIKYTNHYGEINIYVRKNNERAEIIVEDDGIGMNEDTKAHLFERFHKDHRAEDNIPSNGLGMAIVKEIIDLYGGEIEVESEEGKGTKITVTV; this is translated from the coding sequence ATGAACTTTAAACATTTGTCGACGCGTTTTATCGTCATTACACTCGTTGTTATGGCAATAAGCAGCATACTTGCATTCCTACTCTCAAACGTCTACTACCATTTTTATGAGAAAGAAAAAAACGACGCGCGCATTACTGAAACGTTATTAAAACAAAAAGAGTTTATAGAAAATGATAAGAGACCTGCTGAAGAAATTTTTAACCAAATCGCGAGTTTAGACTTTCAACTCGTCGTGATTAAAAACGGAGAAAAACAATTTTACGGCGATCCGTTTCGACTCGATAACTTACCAGAAGATGCACTGCAAGATGACATCTATCACGGAATTAAAAATCGACCGTTCAACATTTTAATTACAGGATTCTTTGACAATGAAACGAAAAACACAGTCGGTACAAATGTCACAATTCACGGTGAGACGTATTCCGTATTTATGAGACCAAACGTCGGAGAAAGTATGGGAGAGTTTCGTATATTTTTAGCGATTCTACTGAGTCTTTTAATCGTTTTCTCGATTATATTTGTTGCTTTATCGTCTAACTTTATAATCGCACCAGTCATTCGGTTAAAGAATTTCGCCAGTGACATAAGGTTAGGAAAATATACGACAGAAAACATTGTCACTAGACGCGATGAAATCGGAACACTGCAACGTGAGATGGCGCATATGAGTCAAGCGATTCGTGATCAACAAAAAACGAACGAACGATTCGTTGCTAACGTCTCACACGAAATCCAGTCCCCGATCTCGAACTTACTCATGCAACTTGAATCATTAAAACGAGAATACAATAAAGACACGATTCAAAATATGGAACACCAAGCGAAGCGACTGAGCGGGTTAACAAAGCAACTGTTACTCCTCGCTTCAATTGAACAGAGTGAATCACAGCTAGAGAAAACGCACTTCGGTGCACGACCATTTATTAACGAAATCGTCCAAAGTCAGTCATACATGCTCGACCAAAAAGAAATCTTTTTAATGACGCACGTTGAAGATATCGAAATATATGGCAGCAGCCATCTCTTATATCAGGCGATTACGAACCTACTCACTAACGCAATTAAATACACGAATCATTACGGTGAAATCAATATCTATGTCAGAAAAAACAATGAGCGCGCAGAAATCATCGTAGAAGATGACGGCATCGGGATGAACGAAGACACAAAAGCGCATCTCTTTGAAAGATTTCACAAAGACCATCGAGCCGAAGACAACATCCCATCAAACGGTCTTGGAATGGCGATTGTCAAAGAAATCATCGACCTGTACGGTGGTGAAATAGAAGTAGAGTCTGAAGAAGGAAAAGGTACGAAAATAACGGTGACGGTTTAA
- a CDS encoding Abi family protein yields the protein MKDLKPPITYDEQIAKLEQRGCSITDKEQTKKILSQINYYKISAYLLPFKTQNDKYQNIDFNRLNNIYLFDRELRNLILEMIEPIETDLKTKLAYYCAHKYGSEGYLNKNNFNAMHNHTKFLETIEKLKRKQKDKLYVKHHKKNYNSRFPIWVMVEMFSLTTTSIFYSDLKISDQKQIAHLYRINYAKLKSWFHCITILRNICAHTDRIYYNTFTQIPKGFNNNSRNRSLWPLFVIIKELYPDKNTWNNEILSRFKNLIKKYESHIDLHHLGFEIDFQNDLKK from the coding sequence TTGAAAGACTTAAAGCCTCCAATAACTTATGATGAGCAAATCGCTAAATTAGAACAAAGAGGTTGTTCAATTACTGATAAAGAACAAACTAAAAAGATTCTTTCTCAAATTAACTACTATAAAATTTCAGCTTACTTACTGCCTTTTAAGACTCAGAACGATAAATATCAAAATATCGATTTTAATCGACTTAATAATATTTACCTTTTCGATAGAGAACTTAGAAATTTAATCCTCGAAATGATAGAACCTATTGAAACAGACTTGAAGACTAAGTTAGCATATTATTGTGCACATAAATATGGTTCAGAAGGTTATTTAAATAAGAATAATTTTAATGCTATGCACAATCATACAAAATTCCTTGAAACAATCGAAAAGCTAAAAAGAAAGCAAAAGGATAAACTGTATGTTAAACACCATAAGAAAAACTATAATTCTCGTTTCCCAATATGGGTTATGGTAGAAATGTTTTCTCTAACAACTACTTCAATTTTTTATAGTGACTTAAAAATAAGTGATCAAAAGCAAATCGCTCATTTATATAGAATAAATTATGCAAAGTTAAAAAGTTGGTTCCATTGTATAACTATTCTACGTAATATATGCGCGCACACTGATCGTATTTACTATAATACATTTACACAAATACCAAAAGGGTTTAACAACAATTCGCGCAATAGAAGTTTGTGGCCATTATTTGTAATTATAAAGGAACTATATCCTGATAAAAATACATGGAATAATGAAATTCTTTCACGATTTAAAAATCTTATTAAAAAGTACGAAAGTCATATTGATCTCCATCACTTAGGCTTTGAGATAGACTTTCAAAATGATTTAAAGAAATAG
- a CDS encoding LCP family protein: protein MEERQKVRKRRRRKKRMPVWLKVLLTCFLLFIIAGLAFAVFTFYKLNQLSTSINEGTEERQASKLRREDVNVDKKDPISIALFGIDSDESRDGLGERSDSIILLSVNPNTNKTVMVSVPRDTRAEIVGNGTVEKINHAYAYGGPQMAKDSIENLMNVPIDHYVSINMDGLKDLIDIVGGVTVTSNATFTVRGNSYVEGLPYDMDGTEALAFTRSRYEEGSGGDFGRQDRQQLVVEALGQKLLSVGSITRINSIVDTLGYNVKTDLTMADIQDIGTKYNGARRNVERIQLEGTGETMEDGLWYFLPDEESLKEAERKYKENLEIE, encoded by the coding sequence TTGGAGGAGAGACAAAAAGTAAGAAAACGAAGACGTCGTAAAAAAAGAATGCCTGTATGGCTAAAAGTACTACTTACTTGTTTTCTTTTATTTATTATCGCAGGACTTGCTTTTGCTGTGTTTACTTTTTATAAGTTAAACCAATTGAGTACGAGTATTAATGAAGGTACAGAAGAGAGACAAGCTTCTAAACTTAGAAGAGAAGATGTAAATGTTGATAAAAAAGACCCGATTTCGATCGCGTTATTCGGTATTGACTCTGACGAATCTCGAGATGGACTCGGCGAGCGTTCGGATTCGATTATTCTTTTATCAGTGAACCCAAATACTAATAAAACGGTAATGGTAAGTGTCCCAAGAGATACGCGTGCTGAAATAGTCGGAAATGGTACGGTTGAGAAAATCAACCACGCATATGCTTACGGTGGCCCACAAATGGCAAAAGATTCAATTGAGAATCTAATGAATGTGCCAATTGACCACTATGTGAGTATTAATATGGATGGTTTAAAAGATTTAATAGATATTGTTGGTGGCGTAACTGTTACAAGTAATGCTACGTTTACTGTAAGAGGGAATTCGTATGTTGAAGGATTACCTTATGACATGGATGGTACTGAGGCTCTCGCGTTTACGAGAAGTCGTTATGAAGAAGGTTCTGGTGGTGACTTCGGTCGTCAGGATCGTCAACAACTCGTCGTTGAGGCATTAGGTCAAAAGTTATTATCCGTTGGCTCGATTACAAGAATTAACTCGATTGTAGACACACTTGGCTACAATGTAAAAACAGACTTAACGATGGCGGATATCCAAGATATTGGTACCAAGTATAATGGTGCACGCCGTAATGTTGAACGTATTCAATTAGAGGGTACTGGAGAAACTATGGAAGACGGATTATGGTATTTCTTACCTGACGAAGAAAGTCTAAAAGAAGCAGAGAGAAAGTATAAAGAGAATTTAGAGATAGAATAG
- a CDS encoding sugar transferase: MKRLFDIISASAVLIVFSPVLLVTSYLIKKESEGPAIFTQKRPGLNNELFDIYKFRSMRIDTPHLATDKIDASKYITKTGKFIRKTSIDELPQLYNIIKGDMSVVGPRPALYNQYELIEARTKENVHTVRPGLTGLAQVMGRDDISDYEKVQFDKYYVENRTFLIDMYIIFKTIKNTVTSDGVKH; this comes from the coding sequence ATTAAAAGACTATTTGATATTATTAGTGCGAGTGCTGTATTAATTGTATTTTCTCCAGTATTATTAGTCACTTCTTATTTAATAAAAAAAGAATCTGAAGGTCCAGCTATCTTTACTCAAAAAAGACCAGGTTTAAATAACGAGTTATTCGATATTTATAAATTTAGGTCAATGAGAATAGATACACCGCATTTAGCGACTGATAAAATTGATGCTAGCAAATACATTACGAAGACGGGAAAATTTATCAGAAAAACTTCAATTGACGAGTTACCTCAATTATATAACATTATTAAAGGTGATATGTCAGTTGTGGGTCCAAGACCAGCACTCTATAACCAATATGAATTAATTGAAGCAAGAACTAAAGAAAATGTACATACTGTTAGACCAGGTTTAACTGGTCTTGCTCAGGTAATGGGAAGAGACGATATATCCGATTATGAAAAAGTTCAATTTGATAAGTATTACGTTGAAAATAGAACTTTTTTAATTGATATGTATATTATATTTAAAACTATTAAAAATACTGTAACTTCGGATGGTGTGAAACATTAG
- a CDS encoding NAD(P)-dependent oxidoreductase, with the protein MRLLLTGATGFSGKEFLKNLEDEKNDFEEIHVVVRDNSLRSFIQKSSLNIIEHHGDLTDQKFIKKITENIDVILHIAGIQMSKNLFNSSIENKVDWIIAVHTTGRYSKFKIASEEYIAIEDELLKLKNKINITILRPTIIYGSMRDRNMSKLIKFLDKSPVYPVFGNGKNLMQPVNGKDLAIAYKQVLDNEDVTKNKEYNLSGEKPIEYLDLLKIVSRKLGKKTSFVRIPIKFSYYTAKIGKKITSKFPIQDEQVLRMQEDKDFSHYEATKDFDFKPRSFEKGIEQQILEYKGE; encoded by the coding sequence ATGAGATTGTTATTAACAGGAGCAACAGGTTTCTCGGGTAAAGAATTTTTGAAAAATCTCGAAGACGAAAAAAACGATTTTGAAGAAATTCATGTTGTTGTTAGAGATAATTCACTTAGATCCTTCATTCAAAAATCATCATTGAATATTATTGAGCATCACGGAGATTTAACAGATCAGAAATTTATTAAAAAAATCACAGAAAATATCGATGTAATACTGCATATAGCTGGGATCCAAATGAGTAAAAATTTATTTAATTCATCGATTGAAAATAAGGTCGATTGGATTATAGCTGTACATACAACAGGTAGATATTCCAAATTTAAGATCGCATCAGAAGAATATATAGCTATTGAAGATGAATTGCTAAAACTAAAAAATAAAATAAATATAACTATATTAAGACCAACAATAATCTATGGTTCTATGAGAGATAGAAATATGTCTAAGTTAATTAAGTTTTTAGACAAATCTCCAGTCTACCCAGTTTTTGGTAATGGAAAGAATCTTATGCAACCTGTAAATGGCAAAGATTTAGCCATTGCATATAAGCAAGTTTTGGATAATGAAGATGTCACCAAAAATAAAGAATATAATTTATCTGGGGAAAAACCTATTGAATATTTAGATTTACTTAAAATCGTTTCTAGGAAACTTGGTAAAAAAACTAGCTTTGTTCGAATTCCTATAAAATTCTCTTATTACACAGCAAAAATCGGTAAAAAAATAACTAGTAAGTTTCCTATTCAGGATGAACAAGTTTTAAGAATGCAAGAAGATAAAGACTTTAGTCATTATGAAGCAACTAAAGACTTTGACTTTAAACCACGCTCTTTTGAAAAAGGAATAGAACAACAAATATTAGAGTATAAGGGAGAATAA
- a CDS encoding glycosyltransferase — MILDKKFNYESLSPKVREDIRNLHSISEEDIVVTFIGRLVEEKGILDFLESIELLGFNNIKYIIIGSLPPGERDTETFNKLKNFEDNPNVIFTGQIENVNEYLYASDVFCLPSYREGMPRSIIEAMSMKNAVLATNIRGSREEVVNNETGFLFELNDSQAIASYIDKLNSDRALLTKMQENGYERAHKLYNENDVVEKQLEIFNLVTNK, encoded by the coding sequence TTGATTCTTGATAAAAAGTTTAATTACGAAAGTTTATCTCCAAAAGTAAGAGAAGATATTAGAAATCTACATAGTATTAGTGAAGAAGATATTGTAGTAACATTTATAGGTAGGCTAGTAGAGGAAAAAGGAATTTTAGACTTTTTAGAAAGTATAGAACTTTTAGGATTTAATAATATAAAATACATTATTATAGGAAGTCTACCACCTGGAGAAAGAGATACTGAGACTTTTAATAAACTTAAAAATTTTGAAGATAATCCTAATGTAATTTTTACTGGTCAAATAGAAAATGTAAATGAATATCTATATGCAAGTGATGTATTTTGTTTACCATCATACAGAGAAGGTATGCCACGTTCAATAATTGAAGCAATGTCAATGAAAAATGCTGTTTTAGCGACTAACATTAGAGGCTCAAGAGAAGAAGTGGTTAATAACGAGACGGGCTTCTTATTTGAATTAAATGATAGTCAAGCAATCGCTTCATATATTGATAAATTAAATAGCGACAGAGCATTATTAACAAAGATGCAAGAAAACGGTTATGAGCGTGCTCATAAACTCTATAATGAGAACGATGTAGTAGAAAAGCAACTCGAAATATTTAATTTAGTAACTAACAAGTAG
- a CDS encoding glycosyltransferase — MKKIVQVSAIDMTMNNFLAPLNKASKESGFEVHTACSPGNYVDEIKKDGLIFHDIKIDRKISPLSNLKSIYKLYTLFKAINPDIVHVHTPVAAVLGRIAAKLARVPTIIYTAHGFYFHDDMNEKDYKFYFNIEKYMGRYFTDFIFTQSIEDHEIAKSNNFLKNKSNHIHISNGIDS; from the coding sequence ATGAAAAAAATTGTTCAAGTTTCCGCAATTGATATGACTATGAATAATTTCCTTGCACCGCTTAACAAGGCGAGTAAAGAATCAGGTTTTGAGGTTCATACTGCATGTTCACCTGGAAATTATGTAGATGAGATTAAAAAAGATGGTTTAATTTTTCATGATATTAAAATTGATAGAAAGATTAGTCCGTTAAGTAATTTAAAGTCTATATACAAGCTGTATACGTTATTTAAAGCAATTAATCCTGATATTGTTCATGTGCACACTCCTGTTGCTGCTGTTTTAGGTAGAATAGCTGCAAAATTAGCTAGAGTACCAACAATAATATACACAGCTCATGGATTTTATTTTCATGATGATATGAATGAAAAAGATTATAAATTTTATTTTAATATTGAAAAATATATGGGCAGATATTTTACAGATTTTATATTTACTCAAAGTATAGAAGATCATGAAATTGCAAAAAGCAATAACTTTTTAAAAAATAAAAGTAATCATATACACATTAGTAATGGTATTGATTCTTGA
- a CDS encoding ATP-grasp fold amidoligase family protein: protein MNINRVNLKRILRKLLYKGITKNIYVYLSNIKIFLNKNLTDKEFIKKNFIKNTGITPNLENPKEFHEKVLWLKIHYRNPLMKKCSDKYRVRQYVEEKGFSNYLMNIYGAYKSFDDIDFKELPDKVFIKTNHASGLNMMIDKNNTNLKKAKKYFDKAQNFNYYKRSREWNYDGISPLLVVEPFLDMKKFNDYKFFVLDGKVEFFTICDNLTDANGIQSLSESSINYYDKNLNLLDDIGLLRPALTKEIQFSKDLDKMWKAAEKLAAEFPYCRVDFIVSEDEVYFGEMTFYSNGGNLVIKPRERSIEMGSNIKLDDIDSRYLI, encoded by the coding sequence ATGAATATAAATAGAGTTAATTTGAAAAGAATATTAAGGAAACTACTATACAAGGGTATCACAAAAAATATCTACGTTTATTTGTCGAATATTAAAATATTTCTTAATAAGAATCTTACTGATAAAGAGTTTATTAAGAAAAATTTTATTAAAAATACAGGAATAACACCTAATTTAGAAAACCCAAAGGAATTTCATGAAAAGGTATTATGGTTAAAAATTCATTATAGAAATCCGTTAATGAAAAAGTGTTCAGATAAGTATCGTGTACGACAATATGTTGAAGAAAAAGGTTTTTCTAATTATCTTATGAATATTTATGGCGCATATAAAAGTTTTGATGATATTGATTTTAAAGAACTTCCTGATAAAGTTTTTATTAAGACTAACCATGCTTCAGGATTAAATATGATGATTGATAAAAATAATACAAATCTTAAAAAAGCAAAGAAATATTTCGATAAAGCACAAAACTTTAATTATTATAAACGTTCTAGAGAATGGAATTATGATGGAATTTCGCCACTTTTAGTTGTAGAACCATTTTTAGATATGAAAAAGTTTAATGATTATAAATTTTTTGTGTTAGATGGTAAAGTAGAATTTTTTACAATATGTGATAACTTAACTGATGCAAATGGTATCCAATCATTAAGTGAATCTAGTATAAACTATTATGATAAGAACCTGAATTTACTTGATGATATTGGATTGTTAAGACCTGCTCTAACAAAAGAAATACAATTTAGTAAAGATTTGGACAAAATGTGGAAAGCAGCTGAGAAACTTGCAGCAGAATTCCCTTATTGCAGAGTAGATTTTATTGTATCAGAAGATGAAGTTTATTTTGGAGAAATGACATTCTACTCTAACGGAGGAAATTTAGTTATAAAACCAAGAGAACGAAGCATCGAAATGGGAAGTAATATTAAGCTAGATGATATAGACAGTCGATATTTAATATAA
- a CDS encoding nucleotide sugar dehydrogenase produces MRKIGVVGLGYVGLPMAVTFGKKQHVIGFDINENRIEELKKGYDRTEEVEAANLEKTDISYTTNLDDLSQADFIIVAVPTPINEHKQPNLAPLLGASQSVGKALVNAPKGTIVVFESTVYPGATEEDCIPVLEKYSGLKAGEDFFVGYSPERINPGDKVNTFESIIKVVSGQNDEVLDIIAKVYESVVTAGVHRASSIKVAEAAKVIENTQRDVNIALMNEIAIICSKAGIDTNEVLKAARTKWNFLDFRPGLVGGHCIGVDPYYLTYKAQELGHHPEVILSGRRINDNMPKLIASDIVQKLLKNGHEVQGKAVNFLGMTFKENCPDLRNTKAVDLINELEKYGLNVVVNDVEADSKEAKQLYDVDLKAKDELEVSNALIIAVQHEDYIKNKASYLELVSDDGIIFDIKGMISKQDLKENQKLWRL; encoded by the coding sequence ATGAGAAAAATAGGAGTAGTTGGTCTCGGTTATGTAGGATTACCGATGGCTGTAACTTTTGGTAAGAAACAACATGTAATTGGTTTTGATATTAATGAAAATAGAATTGAAGAATTAAAAAAAGGGTACGATCGTACAGAAGAGGTGGAAGCTGCTAATTTAGAAAAAACTGATATTTCGTATACAACTAATTTAGATGACTTAAGTCAAGCTGACTTTATTATCGTTGCGGTTCCAACACCGATTAATGAGCATAAGCAGCCGAATCTAGCTCCGCTTCTTGGTGCAAGCCAATCTGTTGGAAAAGCGTTAGTGAACGCTCCGAAAGGTACAATTGTTGTTTTTGAATCGACGGTGTACCCTGGTGCTACTGAGGAAGATTGTATACCTGTTCTTGAGAAATACTCAGGGCTTAAAGCAGGGGAAGATTTCTTTGTTGGTTATTCTCCAGAACGTATTAACCCAGGGGATAAGGTTAATACGTTTGAATCTATTATTAAGGTTGTTTCTGGACAAAACGATGAAGTTTTAGACATTATTGCTAAAGTTTATGAATCAGTAGTTACTGCTGGTGTTCATAGAGCATCTAGTATTAAAGTTGCTGAAGCAGCTAAAGTGATTGAAAATACTCAACGTGACGTAAATATTGCTTTAATGAATGAAATTGCAATTATTTGTAGCAAAGCTGGAATTGATACCAATGAAGTACTAAAAGCAGCACGTACAAAATGGAATTTCTTAGATTTCAGACCAGGACTAGTTGGAGGACACTGTATCGGTGTTGATCCTTATTATTTAACATATAAAGCACAAGAACTTGGACACCATCCTGAAGTTATTCTTTCTGGACGTAGAATTAACGATAATATGCCAAAGCTAATCGCGTCAGATATAGTTCAAAAACTACTTAAAAATGGACATGAAGTTCAAGGAAAAGCTGTGAATTTCTTAGGGATGACATTTAAAGAAAATTGTCCAGATTTAAGAAATACAAAAGCTGTAGATTTAATTAATGAGTTAGAGAAATACGGTCTAAATGTAGTAGTGAATGATGTTGAAGCGGATTCTAAAGAAGCTAAACAACTTTATGATGTAGATTTAAAAGCAAAAGATGAGTTAGAAGTTTCAAATGCTTTAATTATTGCGGTTCAACATGAGGACTATATTAAAAATAAAGCAAGTTATCTAGAGTTAGTATCTGATGATGGTATCATTTTTGATATCAAAGGTATGATTTCAAAGCAAGATTTAAAAGAGAATCAGAAGCTGTGGAGATTGTAG
- a CDS encoding NAD-dependent epimerase produces the protein MKVLITGTAGFIGSHLAKKLIEKGHSIVGVDNINDYYDPQLKEDRLKTIDENYHTFYKLNLEDYDELTKVFRKEQPDIVINLAAQAGVRYSLENPRAYIDSNIVGFMNVLECCRHFDVNHLIYASSSSVYGANTSKPFSTSDNVDHPLSLYAATKKSNELMAHTYSHLYNIPTTGLRFFTVYGPWGRPDMALFKFTKSIIEGKEIDVYNHGNMMRDFTYVDDIVEAISRLVERPARPNNEWDGNDPDPGSSYAPYKVYNIGNNSPVRLMEFIEAIENKLNIEAKKNYMDLQPGDVPETYANVEDLFRDIDFKPETNIQDGVNEFVDWYINYYDIKL, from the coding sequence ATGAAAGTTTTAATCACAGGCACTGCAGGATTTATTGGTTCACATTTAGCAAAAAAGTTAATTGAAAAAGGTCATTCTATTGTTGGGGTAGATAATATCAATGATTATTATGATCCACAATTAAAAGAGGACAGATTAAAGACTATTGACGAAAATTATCATACTTTTTATAAACTTAATCTAGAAGATTATGATGAATTAACGAAAGTTTTTAGAAAAGAACAGCCGGATATTGTTATCAATTTAGCTGCTCAAGCGGGTGTACGTTATAGCTTAGAAAATCCAAGAGCGTATATTGATTCGAATATTGTTGGCTTCATGAATGTTTTAGAATGTTGCCGTCATTTTGATGTGAATCATTTGATTTATGCATCATCTAGTTCTGTTTATGGTGCAAATACTTCTAAACCTTTCTCAACAAGTGATAATGTAGATCATCCGTTAAGTTTATATGCAGCAACAAAAAAATCTAATGAATTAATGGCGCATACATACAGCCATTTATATAATATCCCAACAACAGGACTTAGGTTTTTTACAGTGTATGGACCATGGGGACGTCCGGATATGGCGCTATTTAAATTCACAAAATCTATTATCGAAGGTAAAGAAATCGATGTTTATAATCATGGTAATATGATGCGTGACTTTACCTATGTTGATGATATTGTTGAAGCCATTAGTAGATTAGTTGAAAGACCTGCACGACCAAACAATGAATGGGATGGTAATGATCCAGACCCTGGTTCGTCTTATGCACCATATAAAGTATATAACATAGGTAACAATAGCCCTGTTCGCTTAATGGAATTCATTGAGGCAATTGAGAATAAGCTTAATATTGAAGCTAAGAAAAACTATATGGATTTACAGCCAGGTGACGTTCCTGAAACTTACGCCAATGTTGAAGATTTATTTAGGGATATTGATTTTAAGCCTGAAACTAATATTCAAGATGGTGTGAATGAGTTTGTTGATTGGTACATTAATTATTATGATATAAAACTATAA
- a CDS encoding glycosyltransferase, giving the protein MKIVHVITSLESGGAERMLSNLVNLDNENEHVIISVLKSNIHYEINENINIIELNLKNNILGKFKMISKIISIIKKEKPDIVQTWLKLNYISPILKYVIKKPKYLINIRHGVRKKYTRSKSVIESSYLGYVDGTVFVSNASKNEFENKGLFLKKPVVINNGFHLKNYMYQSNSSNGSLKIGYVGRNHPVKNQQMLFRAFNEFAIDKNVELHIAGSNMNYESFSSIISDDVKSKIQWHGEVKDPFNIYKVIDVLVLTSKTEGYPNVIGEAMSIGVPVISTNAGESWDIIRESGFRISMNYKDLIKVLEKAYHNPRILKQKSKEAYCIIQNNYSMRKIVEQYKKYYEEVLK; this is encoded by the coding sequence GTGAAAATAGTCCATGTAATAACTTCACTCGAGAGTGGAGGTGCTGAGAGAATGTTAAGTAATCTCGTTAATTTAGATAATGAAAATGAACATGTAATTATATCTGTTCTAAAAAGTAACATTCATTATGAAATTAATGAAAATATTAATATTATTGAATTAAATTTAAAAAATAATATATTAGGTAAATTTAAAATGATATCAAAAATTATTTCAATAATAAAAAAAGAGAAACCTGATATTGTCCAAACTTGGCTAAAGTTAAATTATATTTCTCCAATTCTTAAATATGTGATAAAGAAGCCTAAATATCTGATAAATATTAGACATGGTGTAAGAAAGAAATATACGAGGAGTAAAAGTGTTATTGAAAGTAGTTATTTAGGATATGTAGATGGAACAGTATTTGTATCAAATGCTTCTAAAAATGAATTTGAAAATAAGGGATTATTTTTAAAAAAACCTGTAGTGATAAATAACGGTTTTCACTTAAAAAATTATATGTATCAAAGTAATAGTTCAAATGGTTCTCTTAAAATAGGTTATGTAGGACGAAATCATCCTGTTAAAAACCAACAAATGTTATTTAGGGCTTTTAATGAATTTGCAATTGATAAAAATGTTGAACTTCATATTGCTGGCAGTAATATGAATTATGAAAGTTTCTCATCAATTATATCTGATGATGTAAAAAGTAAAATTCAATGGCATGGTGAAGTAAAGGATCCATTTAATATTTATAAAGTTATTGATGTTCTAGTACTTACATCTAAGACTGAAGGTTACCCTAATGTTATAGGTGAAGCAATGTCTATTGGAGTACCAGTTATTTCAACAAACGCTGGAGAAAGTTGGGATATAATTAGAGAGTCTGGATTTAGGATAAGTATGAATTACAAAGACTTAATAAAAGTTTTAGAGAAAGCATATCACAATCCTAGGATTCTAAAACAGAAATCTAAAGAAGCTTATTGTATAATTCAAAATAATTATTCAATGAGAAAAATAGTTGAGCAATATAAAAAATATTATGAAGAGGTATTGAAATGA